From the genome of Platichthys flesus chromosome 10, fPlaFle2.1, whole genome shotgun sequence:
ATTTGTTGGGGGAAGCCTATTGAGCCAGAATAGATCCAGCCAAGCCAATTTTCTAATCAGCAGAGGTCTAAGGTCACGGGTCAGAgaccgggggggaggggggggtggtcAGCCATCACTTCACTGATTACAAAGTCTGCAGGTGGCGCCATGCAGCACAGGGGACAAGGggtagaggagagggaaaggagTGCACAGGAGTGAGCCTTTCAAGTTGGTTTCAACCTCAGAGGCTCATGAGGTGTCGGAGGGGACGTGCTCCTCGAAGCCCTCGCTCTCCCGAACCAGCGCCCTCTCCAGGATGACGCGCCCCTCCTTGTACCGCTGACTGTCCTCGGTCGCAAACTCGTAGATCCAGCCCAGCTTGCTGTTGCAGTTCTTGCAGCTGACGTCCCTCACCATGTGCCGGCCGGTGAGCATCACCCTGTCCTGGACCTCGCTGTACTGCAGGTTCACCACCTGCACAAGCACACGCATGGGGTTTCAAGCCAGGAATGAGatactgaatgtgtgtgtcctgggtgtatgatccatctctctcttcatgGCTTTGCACTGTACCTTGTTGAAGAGGAACGCTCGGCCTGTGGCTCCTGTGAAACGCGTCGAGATGAGCTCAGAGCGATTCGTCAGGATGGTGTCGCAGTTGGCGCAGGAGAAGAGGCGTGTTCCGCCAATGTGGTCCAGGAAGATACGCCCCATTGTCAGATCTCTGGAAAATGATTGATCTATTGTagggggggaaaaagaaggacacatattgttttgtttgcaagTGAACTAAAAACAGAAGTTACACATAAATGGATATATTTCTAAGACATCACTATGATATAAAGGCACGTCATCTATTCATTTATACATCCTGGACTGTTTTACAGATCCTCAATTTATGATATTGAATTTATTATTCAATGATTtacttacttatttattttcactttattagACTCCTATTTACCCctggttttatttattcctcatagcatttatttaatcttgatcaatttaattatttttacttccttttggtgttttatttaaaatgtaagacAGTTGTGTCAGCGATTGCTCAGTTCCTGTTCATGTCAtattgttttgctctgtgtgtggatggttggattttttaaaagaaaggaaatggactggaaagacaaaaacacacataaagtccaactgattgattgaatgaCATCAGAATCCTGTTTTAAGTGTTTGCCACCAGTGAACTGAAGTGAATCCGCTCAATGTGTCATATTTAACTGATTATGTTTTTCAACAGGAATATAACTTTAAAGCCTTTAGCTTAGATAAAACTACACTGTGAGCTGACAAGATcatcattttattatcattatcatttcgACGTGTTCTTGTTGTTACAGCAGCTCTGACTCCATGTCCCTGGACTGTGTTGTGTCCGGAGTCGTGTTGACCAAACATGGCAgctctgaaaataaaagatgtccATGACGAATACTCGAATAACACGACTCGCAGAGCAGCTGAACAACCTCCTGGTCCAAACTGGTCGTGGACACGCTCTActgggagaggagatggaggacaTGGGCTGATTTTCATCGAGGTTTAGCGCAGTTAGCTATTCAGTTAACCAGCGAGACGGAAGCTAACGTTGAGTTAGCCTCTGAGCTAGCAGTGCTAATGAAACAAGCTAGGGGCGAGAGGGTCAAAACGACGCGTTCCCAGCCGCGGACGCTTCTCACCTGTCGGGTCGGAGTCGGCGGCTCGAGGTGTCCCCAGCAGCGGCGGTGTCACGGACGGACGAGGCGCGTGTTACACGGACATCTGCAGTTTGTGTCGTCGTCGGTGGCTTTGTTATTCTCCTCCAGCTGTTCCTGTCTGAGCTGCGCGAGCTACTGTCAACATCCGGCCGGGAGGACGTCCTGCCGGCGCAGCTCCgccagggggcagcagagatCCCACACGTAGATAAAATACACGAGGGAAGCGGGTTTGAGTCGTGGTTTGAAAAGCGGGTGGAAGAATCAAACATCCACTGGTGGACATGCAACCGAGAAACGATTCTGAACGTGACATGGAAATAAAATGGTGCAACTGCAGTTAAatggatagttcacccaaaaaatgaaaatgcactcatcatccactcaccactatgctggtggaggggagggtgaagtgtctgagtccacaaaacaaaacCTTCTGGAGGCTCCTCACTGATTGGATGGATTTTGGGATTTCCTCTTATGCTCTCTTCTACTCCTCAGCTATGCCTCGTGTTCAACTGCAATATACATTTACAGTCATTTCCCTCAGTAATAGCATTTTGATAGGTGCACTTGTTTTGTTGCAACACataaaaatgttataaaacattaaaaaagacataaacaaaatcTGATAACTCGAGATAACTTGTTTTACTCGTCGTTCGATTCCAAGGGTCGGACTATCTGCAAAGCCAATCTGAGGACAAACCCATAAAGAGTTTAACAATCTGATCTGATCTCAACTCTTCTCATCTCCAAAACTGAACATAAACAGTTTTGCTAAATTGCCGGTTGTTAACATATTCTTACATAACATTTATGTGAAACCCCTGGTGGTTAAATTTAGCATCACAGGAACTGGCTGCTGCTCGGTAAAGCACTTGCATAGCTCTTAATCAGGGAGGAACATATTTACACATGATTTATATAAAGTTGGATGATTATAGGTGTGTAGGGGCGCAGCACAAGAATCTAGGCCCTATACACAAGCAacctctgtgccccccccccctttctctctcgaTTAATGATGTGCCTCatacagatttaaaaatgacagTAACATAGTCAGCTGTGCAAATTAATCTGTGGTGTATGTTGGGGTAGTCACTAACCATATTTAGTACTagtaaatatgaaatatcacCGCATTTCCATTCTCCTTTCTTTAGACTTGTACCGGCTGTTACTTTAATATAGTTAAATGGGGTTTGTTGAGAGTATTGTGCTAAAAAGAATATATTTAACCGAAGTTAGCATGTAAGCTAATGATAAATAGTGTTGTGTACCAGACAACTGCGACAAGTGCTGTACGATCTGCCTGAGATACTACTTTACTTATGTGCTGTCTCAATTCTAACATTTCTACTGTAAATTACACTCACTAAGTATTAGAGGTTAATCTTCCTACAGTGAAGATCATGTTTACCTGGATCCACAACTGTATTAATTTATAATCAATCTAATCCTTTAATGCGTTTGTGTTACAGTGCTGTAcattgagtggtcatcaagactagtaAATACAGAGCATACAGAAACTTTGTCTCATTGAATACAAGTTTTAAAAGGTTTCTTTTCAAGCAGCATCTAAACTAATGTCCTAATTATTACagtgacatttcttttttaaatgatggaTGTTTTAAAGTGTGTCTGGCTCTGTATTGGCAAAAAACATAAACCAAATATGATTATGAAGGATTATTTCTTTAGgccttttaaatatatttttatttgatatttttatatataggAACAGAGCTCATTGATTGACAGATATACAAATATCATGGTCATAGCTACATGCCAGTGACAAGAAATTAGCAACAATTTAAACATTAGCTGATCTCAGATATGAATTGTAATATATTATTTAGATGTCCAATTGTCCAGGATAAACTGAAGGTGACTCAGCTTCAGACTGACAAACAAGTCACAGATACGGAGAGGGAGGAACGATCAGGAATCTGCTCGATTGTTATCCTGATAAACTGATAAAGGGACAATAAAAGAGTTTGCACAAAGACACCTTTTCCTCACATTTTCAACACTTTTCCCTCTCAGgaacactctcactctctctctgctccacacactGCACTCGCACATTTTAAAGCCGGTGAGAGCAGACGGTTTTTAGGCtgagggaagagaaaaggaggaaaccCACAAACCCCCTCAGTGTGGAAGGCGCTCAGTCCTCTGCTCTCACACCATGACGACACGATGTGCGCTCCTGATGCTGGCCGCCCTCGTTGGATCCTGTGCTCAGTTTACAGGTAAAGAACAGCCAGTAACTTTACACATTTACAGTCATGTTTACCTATTGAGTGAGCTGAATGACAGGTTGCAGACGGGGGTCTTTTGAGGGATCAGAATCAGATTAATGTAGGTTTTCCTCATACAAGGAATTTTCTTATTTTGGGGAGAAAGATAGAGCACAGACAGTTTCCCTCTTTAGTTGTTGTGGTCATGTTCACATATTGTAAATGATCCTGCACCATGAGTTAGACTAGTTTACACATTAATCATTGCAGAAGCTTTATCTGAACTCATGCCTAACCTGCGCATTTCAGATTATGAGCTTTTTCTTGAATTTTATGACATAAGGTTAACACTTAAAGCAGGCATATGCAGTGCAAATCCAAAAACCTCCACATTTAAACGTAACAATTTGCAAAGCAACCAATGTAAAAAAAGCATTAAGTGCAAAAATggtattgaaaaaatatattctcaCTTTTTGTATAACAGAGAATGACAATGATATAAGTTTCAGCCCAACCCCAATGTGTGCTTTACTATATTATAATCAAGTACCTGCTTATAAACCAGCCTCCACTTATGGGGGGATAAGTTATAGTTTTTTCCCAATAGACTTATAATCAGTCACAATGGCATTATAATGTGTGACAAAGAGTTCAGTGTCTGCTATGTATGTGAACAAAAGACCTTCGATTGCCAATGGAAAAAGACTAAACCAAGTTTATTACACCACAGTTTATTACACAGGATGAGGATACGAGCAGTAAGTGACTGTAACGTCAGGTCATTCTCCAGAAAGCAACTTGAACCTTGAAGCAAAAGTAAAGAAACGTGATCCCATGGGTGGTTTAACAAAGAAAATGGTCTGTCTGTAATAAactaaattttttattttactgcattACCTTTGGGTGTTACATTTTTTGCTGTATACCTTTCCTATGTTACATCTAGATGCTGTTTACATTGTGGGAGAACATGATCAGCCATCAGAAAGAACAGAGACGGTACGGAACTGTCCCTCATTATGTCTGAGTGTTGTTTAAAACCCGTCATTTGCTTTTTACAGATAAATTGACAATAATAAGAGTTTTCATATTTATGTCACAGGAAGACAGTTACATGTCAGTACTTTGCTCACTGTCACCTGGACCCTCGTCTCCACCCTcctcaggttgttgttttttctttcaatcgATTCCTGTCATGATCAGATCTCTTATTTGATCAATTCAAGCCATGTgacatatatttaattttccaAGTGTTGTAtcataatgttgctttaattcACTTGTTTTCAGTCGACGCTCTCGGACCCGCCGATGTCTCAGCTGTTTACACCTTGGGGATGCCGCTGTCACACAGGTAAGACGCACAAACATTTAGTTAGAAGAGCAGGAAGTGatgctttaaatacatttgtatcTGAAGATGTGTACATCTCCTTAATTAGGCACGAAGCATCCAACCTGGTCAGCAAAATAACTGGTAAGTCTCACTGCGCTTTCTCACCACTGAGTATCTCCACAAAATCGAAAGACAAAAGTTCATAATCATCTAAAATAACAAGTGGTCTCAACAAAGTATTTTACAATTTCTATTTACACAAAGTGCACGTAAATCAACGTTAGTGTCGTGGTCATTGATTTTGTTGTAgttaaacacaataatctttCTCTGTCACTCATTAACCGTTGAGTGGATTTGAACTAAAAGTCAAGAGCGTGTTACAAGAAACTCCAGATACAGAGCGCACTCTGATGAACGAGCG
Proteins encoded in this window:
- the ypel5 gene encoding protein yippee-like 5; the protein is MGRIFLDHIGGTRLFSCANCDTILTNRSELISTRFTGATGRAFLFNKVVNLQYSEVQDRVMLTGRHMVRDVSCKNCNSKLGWIYEFATEDSQRYKEGRVILERALVRESEGFEEHVPSDTS